A single Nicotiana tabacum cultivar K326 chromosome 5, ASM71507v2, whole genome shotgun sequence DNA region contains:
- the LOC107802474 gene encoding uncharacterized protein LOC107802474: MAFEKVVTNKAWANDVDAVKLCILYMLEFFVCPSDKDHVTFIDKFMFFLIESGNFESYPWGIKSFKQVIESVRHRLNPHVHSYLIRGCSLALQVWLYECCSSVSTELATRCSESIPRILRWSATKGQIWLTAIEENMIKPEWIKFTNMIESGEELGVLNLPDKIQYEDEHGAQPSHVPTAASPSFEPKYTDCQEDIESVSSKLMKLEKGIVQVDVKLDAYRKDVFEELSSLREFIDQSLKGVMNVINKRFDLDESKVRIYI; this comes from the exons ATGGCATTTGAAAAAGTAGTGACTAATAAAGCATGGGCAAACGATGTGGATGCGGTGAAGTTGTGCATTCTTTATATGTTGGAATTTTTTGTTTGTCCTTCTGATAAAGACCATGTGACTTTCATAGACAAGTTTATGTTCTTTCTAATAGAGTCTGGTAATTTTGAGTCATACCCATGGGGTATCAAATCCTTCAAGCAGGTTATTGAATCTGTCCGACATCGTCTTAATCCCCATGTACATTCTTATCTGATACGGGGATGCTCATTAGCCTTGCAAGTGTGGCTATATGAGTGTTGCTCGTCCGTCAGCACCGAGCTTGCTACGAGATGTTCTGAATCTATACCTCGCATTTTAAGATGGTCAGCTACAAAGGGGCAGATTTGGTTAACTGCAATTGAAGAGAATATGATCAAGCCTGAGTGGATCAAG TTCACAAACATGATTGAATCTGGAGAAGAGCTTGGAGTGCTTAATCTGCCAGACAAGATTCAATATGAAGATGAACATGGTGCTCAACCATCACATGTTCCAACTGCTGCTTCTCCATCATTTGAACCCAAATATACAGATTGTCAAGAGGACATTGAATCTGTCAGTAGCAAGCTCATGAAGTTGGAAAAGGGGATTGTGCAG gTTGATGTAAAGTTAGATGCCTATAGGAAGGATGTTTTTGAGGAACTCTCAAGCCTTCGAGAGTTCATAGATCAATctttgaagggtgttatgaaTGTGATAAACAAGAGGTTTGATTTGGATGAGTCAAAGGTAAGAATTTACATATAA